From the genome of Vicia villosa cultivar HV-30 ecotype Madison, WI linkage group LG2, Vvil1.0, whole genome shotgun sequence, one region includes:
- the LOC131654145 gene encoding small ribosomal subunit protein uS17c: MSLLQLPAKLSTPFLTGNGISLNRFSNPTSSLPLTQPRSLPFLEIKAMKTLEGKVVCTASNKTVAVEVTRLAPHPKYKKRIRMKKKYQAHDPENDFKVGDIVQLLKIRPISKNKTFLAVPASVRKSSNNGGSSGELGIPLQSQEEGKEQSKD, encoded by the coding sequence ATGTCGCTTCTGCAACTCCCCGCTAAGCTCTCAACCCCATTCCTCACCGGCAATGGAATCTCCCTCAACCGTTTCTCAAACCCCACTTCCTCCCTCCCTCTGACCCAACCCCGTTCCCTTCCGTTTCTGGAAATCAAAGCCATGAAAACACTGGAAGGAAAGGTCGTATGTACCGCCAGCAACAAGACGGTGGCGGTGGAGGTTACCCGTTTGGCACCTCATCCGAAATACAAAAAGCGAATCAGGATGAAGAAGAAGTACCAGGCTCATGATCCTGAAAACGACTTCAAGGTTGGGGATATTGTTCAGCTTCTTAAAATTAGACCGATTAGTAAGAACAAGACCTTTCTCGCTGTTCCGGCTTCTGTTAGGAAATCTTCTAACAATGGTGGTTCCTCCGGTGAGCTTGGCATTCCGCTTCAGTCTCAGGAAGAAGGAAAGGAACAGTCGAAGGATTAG
- the LOC131654144 gene encoding homeobox-leucine zipper protein GLABRA 2, with protein sequence MTQPFKNTHTLFSSPQTLSMCAADMSNNNNPPPAKDFFPSPALSLSLAGIFRHGAAAAEIEGATTSNMEVEEGEEGSTIGGGERVEEISSEYSGPSKSKSEEDFEGDEQEEDDEDEGGDGDNKNKKKKRKKYHRHTAEQIRFMEALFKESPHPDEKQRQQLSKQLGLAPRQVKFWFQNRRTQIKAIQERHENSLLKTEIEKLRDKNKTLRETINKACCPNCGVPTTSRDGSMPTEEQQLRIENAKLKSEVEKLRAALGKYASGTMSPSCSTSHDQENMKSSLDFYTGIFGLDESWIMDVVSQAMEELIKMASMGEPLWLRSFETGREILNYDEYLKEFGGDNSDDGRPKRSIEASRDTGVVFADLHRIVQCFLDANQWKEMFPCLISKAATVDIICKGEGSNNNGVAQLMFAELQMLTPMVATREVYFVRYCKQLSSEKWAIVDVSIDKVEDNIDMSLMKCRKRPSGCIIEDKSNGHCKVTWVEHLECQRSTVHSMFRTIVNSGLAFGARHWIATLQLQCERLVFFMATNVPMKDSTGVTTLAGRKSILKLAQRMTWSFCQAISASSFHTWTKVTSKTGEDIRISSRKNLNDPGEPLGLILCAVSSVWLPVYHNVLFDFLRDEARRTEWDIMSSGGAVQSIANLAKGQDRGNAVTIQTVKSKENNMWILQDSCTNSYESMVVYAPVDITGIQSVMTGCDSSNLAILPSGFSIVPDGLESRPMVITSRQEEKNTEGGSLFTIAFQILTNASPTAKLTMESVDSVNNLVSCTLRHIRTSLHCEDG encoded by the exons ATGACACaaccattcaaaaacacacacactcttttttcttcaccaCAAACGTTGTCAATGTGTGCTGCAGACATGTCCAACAACAACAATCCCCCTCCTGCCAAAGACTTCTTTCCCTCTCCAGCTCTCTCTCTTAGCCTC GCGGGGATTTTTCGCCATGGTGCTGCAGCGGCGGAGATTGAAGGCGCAACTACCAGTAACATGGAGGTGGAGGAAGGGGAGGAAGGAAGTACTATAGGCGGCGGCGAACGCGTGGAGGAGATTAGCAGTGAGTATTCAGGTCCATCAAAATCGAAATCAGAGGAAGATTTTGAAGGAGATGAACAAGAagaggatgatgaagatgaaggtggtgATGGAGACAAtaagaacaagaagaagaaaaggaagaaataTCACAGACACACTGCTGAGCAGATCAGATTCATGGAAGC gcttttcaaagaatCACCACATCCTGATGAAAAACAGAGACAACAACTTAGCAAGCAATTAGGACTTGCTCCAAGACAAGTCAAGTTTTGGTTCCAAAATCGTAGAACTCAAATCAAG GCAATACAAGAGAGACATGAAAATTCATTGTTGAAAACAGAAATAGAGAAACTAAGGGACAAAAACAAGACCCTAAGAGAGACCATAAACAAAGCTTGTTGCCCTAATTGTGGGGTACCTACCACAAGCAGAGATGGTTCCATGCCAACTGAAGAACAACAACTTCGTATTGAAAATGCCAAACTCAAATCCGAG GTAGAGAAACTTCGAGCCGCATTAGGAAAATATGCATCTGGAACAATGTCACCTTCATGTTCTACAAGTCATGATCAAGAGAATATGAAAAGTTCTTTGGATTTTTATACTGGAATTTTTGGTCTTGATGAGTCATGGATAATGGATGTGGTGAGCCAAGCAATGGAAGAGCTTATAAAGATGGCTTCAATGGGTGAACCATTGTGGCTACGTAGCTTTGAGACGGGTCGAGAAATATTAAACTATGATGAATATTTGAAGGAATTTGGAGGTGACAATTCAGATGATGGTAGACCAAAGAGATCCATTGAAGCTTCAAGAGATACAGGAGTTGTTTTTGCAGATCTTCATAGGATTGTCCAATGTTTTCTTGATGCT AATCAATGGAAGGAAATGTTTCCATGTTTAATATCTAAGGCTGCGACAGTGGATATAATATGCAAAGGAGAAGGTTCTAACAACAACGGTGTTGCGCAACTG ATGTTTGCTGAACTGCAAATGCTAACACCAATGGTGGCCACTAGAGAAGTGTATTTTGTCAGATACTGCAAACAATTAAGTAGTGAAAAATGGGCAATAGTTGATGTATCCATAGACAAAGTAGAAGACAACATTGACATGTCCCTTATGAAATGCAGAAAACGCCCATCTGGTTGCATTATTGAAGATAAGTCAAATGGTCATTGCAAA gTAACATGGGTGGAGCATTTAGAGTGTCAAAGGAGCACAGTTCATTCAATGTTCAGAACCATTGTCAACAGTGGCCTAGCTTTTGGGGCAAGGCATTGGATTGCGACGCTTCAACTTCAATGCGAACGTCTAGTTTTCTTCATGGCAACAAATGTCCCCATGAAAGATTCAACTG GTGTTACTACATTGGCTGGAAGAAAAAGCATTTTGAAGTTGGCACAAAGAATGACATGGAGTTTCTGTCAAGCTATTAGTGCATCAAGCTTCCATACATGGACCAAAGTTACTAGTAAAACTGGAGAAGACATAAGGATCAGCTCTAGAAAGAATTTGAATGATCCTGGTGAACCTCTAGGGTTGATCCTTTGTGCAGTTTCTTCGGTATGGTTGCCTGTATATCATAACGTTCTGTTTGACTTCTTGAGGGATGAAGCTCGTCGAACTGAG TGGGATATCATGTCTAGTGGCGGGGCAGTGCAGTCTATTGCAAATTTAGCCAAAGGACAAGACAGAGGCAATGCAGTAACAATCCAA ACGGTTAAATCTAAAGAAAACAATATGTGGATACTCCAAGATAGTTGCACAAACTCTTATGAATCAATGGTGGTATATGCTCCTGTGGACATTACTGGTATTCAGTCTGTGATGACAGGATGTGATTCGAGCAATCTTGCCATACTTCCGTCAGGGTTCTCCATTGTTCCCGATGGTTTAGAGTCGAGGCCAATGGTAATTACTTCCAGGCAGGAGGAGAAAAATACAGAGGGGGGATCTTTGTTTACAATAGCATTTCAGATTCTTACCAATGCTTCTCCTACAGCCAAATTAACAATGGAGTCTGTGGACTCTGTTAACAATCTTGTATCGTGTACATTAAGACACATCAGAACAAGTTTACATTGTGAAGATGGTTAG